A segment of the Candidatus Izimaplasma bacterium HR1 genome:
TTATTATACGTACTTACTATTTGATGAAGTGTTTGTTATTAAAGGGATTTACATAAGTCTAATGTATTTCCTAGATCTTATGTTCGTATGTGCTATTGCATTGTTTAGTGCAACTCACTTTAAAGGATATATTCCTGCAATGCTTGTTACTTGGGGGATATATATCTTTAGTGGAATTATAAATCTCCTTGAAGATGTACCATTTGTATGGGAAGTTCTTAAATATTTTCCAAGCAGAATACAAGCGAATATGGGGAACATTTTAATGGATGTCGCAGACTATAAAGATATTATTTTAAACGTCTTAGTTGTTCTAGGATTTATCGCTGTATTCTTAGGGTTTACAATTAGAAAAATTCGAAATCAAGACATATAAAAAAGCCTATTAATGAATAGGCTTTTTTTATTGTAAAGTTTCAAAGAATAACTCAGCAGTATTTATGTTCGAAGCTAGTGGAATCTTGTACACATCACTTAATCTAAATAGTGCAGATACGTCTGGTTCATGCGGTTGAGCTGTTAGGGGATCTCTAAAGAATATTATTAAATCAATATCACCGTTAGCTACTCTTGCACCAATCTCTTGGTCTCCACCTAAAGGACCACTCTTAAAACAATGAATAATTAAACCGGTCTCTTCCATAACTCTGTGTCCAGTAGTGCCAGTTGCAAATAATTGATGTCTTCTTAGTACTTCTACATGTTTTTTACAGAATCTAATCATCTCATCCTTTTTCTTGTCATGCGCTATAATTGCAATTTTCATATAACCACCTCAAACATATTATACAATAAAAAAAGCACATATTGTGCTTTTTAGTTTGAGTAATTGAATTTTAGGGTTTTTGGTTTAAAACCAATTAAACTCTTTAATCCGAAGAGTATTGTGAGTAATGGAAATAAAACAATTGTTATTAATGGGTTTAGAACTTCTAACAGGATATTTGAATTTTTATTTCTATTGAATTTCAATCTATCTAATAGAAAATGTAAACTAATTCCCATTCCATTAGTCATTGTAATCATATTACATGCCGCGACTATAAGTTCTGCTTTCCTAAATCCATATTCATTGATTAGACGGATTGTACTTTCTTCTCCTGGCTTCCCTAACGAAGAAGCAAACTCTTGGGCATATAATACTGCCACTGCTTCATTAACTGGAACACTTGAAGTCTCACCATCTAATATTTTCTTTATATCTTCATTTGTCATACCTGATGATAATGCTATCTTTGTATGAACATAAGAACACATACTACATCCATTAGCTTCGGTTGTTGCTAACATGATTCTTTCTTTGAACTTTTTATTCATTAGTTTTAAACGTTTTGAAAAACGTAGTAAAACAAACCCTTTAGCACCGTAATAGGTATTTTTTATTTGCTCATTTATTTTAAAAACTCTTGAGTTATGACTGCTCATTGTATCACCTCACCTGTACTATAACAAAGAAGATATATTCGTGGGGTTATTACACTAATATTTCTAAATATGTACGTTTTCATTTTAGATTAATTATAAAAAAAGACTGGATTCCCAGTCTTAACTTGTATATATATCAATTAATCTAGTTACTTTACTGTAATTTATATATCTCGATTCTCTCAATAGCTCTTTACCTTTAGAAAAGATAAGAACTGTAGGAACACTAAAGATTAAATGCTCTCCTCTGAACTGATCCATATCATCGATATAAACAGATTGAATTTCAATATTATCTAAGTTAGGTACATTTTGTTCAAGCATTCCGAGAATGCTTTTACAAGCAGAACATGTGTGTGACTTAGCTATAATCATTACAAAGTCCTTTTTGAGTACTTTTTCAACATCTTTGTATGTTTCAATTACATTCATTTATTTCGCCTCAACAATCTTGAGTGCATTTGTAGGACATGCATGAATACATCCCCATGCATTATCGCACATTATATCTGTAGTATAAGCCTTTTTATTTACTTTGTCTATTTTAAGGGTTCCTGTAGGACAAATTCTTGCACATAAAGAACACCCAACACATTTCTCTGAATTTACGTTTACTGTATAAGCCATTATAACACCTCCGAGCCGATAGTTAGTTTACAAACTTTTAAGTGAAAAGTCAAGAAACTTAATTATAAAAATGTTTTCATAAATTATAATGTTTGTTATATTCTTTGTATGGAATATAACATATTGATAATATATGATTAAGAGGTGATGAAATGAAAAGTATTAATTTCCTTAAGAGTATAAGTAATAACACAAAGTTAAGATTAATAAGTCTCTTATTAGAGAACGAACTTTGTGTATGTGAGTTAGAAGAAATTCTCCATATAAGACAGGTTAATATATCGAAAAATCTTATAAGTTTAAAAGATGTTGGTATTGTCGAGGTTAGAAGAGATAAGCAAAGAGGGTTCTATTCTTTGTCTGAAGAATTTTTGAAAAGTAATCATTTGATTAATCATATAAAAGAACTGAAGTTGATTGAAGAACAATTAAAAAAAGACTTTGAAGAGTTTATAAAACATGAAGAAGTAAAAGATGAGAATGTCTATGTATGTAGCGTATATAGAAATGAGGTAAGTTGATTATGATTAAGAAATCAATAAAGGTTAACGGTATGACATGTGCAATGTGTGCTAAAACAATTACTAATACATTTGATAATTATGAAGGGATTAGTGCAAACGTGAATGTAGGGGCTGGGAAAGTTATATTTACTTATGAAGAAGAAAAATATAGCTTAGTTGATATAGCTGATATTGTAACTAAAATTGGTTATGAACCTATATTAGAAGGATCTTTAAATGATAATAAGATTGAACGAGCGAAATTAAGAAGAGAAATTTACATTAGTCTTGTATTTAGTATTCCTTTACTTTGGGCAATGTTTAGTCATATTGAGTTCTTTAGTTTTATATATGTCCCAGAGATATTGAAGAACGGTATAGTTCAATTAGTAATATCTGGGATAGTGCAATTCTATATTGGTAGAAGATTTTATAAAGCTGCATATCATAGTATTAGAAAGAAAGTATTAGGTATGGATATACTAGTTGTTATGGGGACAACTAGTGCTTACTTATATAGTCTATATTTACTATATGCCCAGTTAAGTAATCCTGTAATGCATCCGACATATTACTTTGAGATAAGTGCATTAATTATTACTATGGTGTTGATAGGAAATTATATCGAACATATCGCAAAAGAAAGAACAACAGATGCCTTAGTAGAACTTGTTAATCTAGGTGCTAAAGAAGCCCGAGTTCTTAAAAATGATAGAGAAGTTATGGTTGACATTGACGAAGTATTCTTAGGTGATTTAATAGTTGTAAAAGCAAAAGAGAAAATTCCAATTGACGGAAAAATCATTAAAGGAAAATCTTTTGTAGATGAATCAATGATTACAGGAGAAAGTATTCCTGTTGAGAAAAGTATTGATAGCAAAGTTATTGGAGCTACTATTAATTTGCGAGAAACTATTATTGTTGAGGCAACCAAAATTGGTAGCGAAACAATGTTAGCTAAAATCATTGAAACAGTTGAAGAAACTAGTGCTTTGAAACCACCTATTCAAAGAACTGCGGATAAGATAGCATCTTACTTTGTACCGATTGTAGTATCTATAGCAATCCTTAATTTCATAGTTCAGTTTTGGCTTTTAGGAATAGATTTTAGTATAGCTTTCGAAAGAACTATTGCCATTTTGGTAATTAGTTGTCCTTGTGCCTTAGGCCTTGCTACTCCGACAAGTATTCTAGTAGGAAACGGGAAAGCAGCACAAAATCATATCCTTTATAAGGGTGGAGAATTCTTTGAGTTAGCAAATAAGATTCAAGCTATTGCTTTCGATAAAACAGGAACTTTGACTATAGGTAAACCTGTAGTAACTGATTATATTGGTGGTAAGAAATCATTAGATTACTTATACACATTAGAAAAAGAATCAACACATCCAATTAGTGTATCACTAGTAGAATATGCTAAAGATAATCAAGCAAAGCTATTGGAGTTATCTGAGTTTGAAGTAGTTGAAGGGAAAGGTATTAAAGGAGTAATTAATTCTGATGAAGTATATATTGGGTCATATAACTTAATAAAAGAGTTAAATGTTCCTCATGATTACTTAGATGATTATAACAAGTATTTACTAGAAGCTAAGACAGTAAACTTTTTGGTTATAAACAATTCAATAAAAGCGATTTATGCAGTTAGAGATGAAATTAAAGATACATCGCAACTGGTTATCAAAGAAATGAAAGCTAGAGGGTTAATTCCTTATATGATTACTGGAGATAATCATGTAGTAGCAAAACAAATTGCAAAAGAGTTAGGTATCAAGAATGTTTATAGTGAAGTACTACCGCATGAAAAAGCTAAAATTGTAGGAGATATACAATCAAAAGGTTTGGTAACAGCTTTTGTAGGTGATGGGATAAATGATGCACCGGCACTAAAACTTGCTGACGTTGGAATAGCTATGGGACATGGAACAGATATTGCGATTGATAGTAGTGATGTAACATTGATGAGTTACGATCTTGGGTTAGTTATAAAAGCAATTGATATGTCAAAAGCAACTTTAAAAAATATATATCAAAACTTTGCATGGGCATTTAGTTATAACTTAATAGCAATACCTTTAGCAGCAACAGGTAGATTAAGTATGGTTGTTGCAGCAGCTGCAATGGCATTCAGTAGTATTACTGTAGTATTAAATGCATTAAGATTAAAAGGATATAAATTACCAGAATTTAAAATAGATAAAGGAGACGATATTATGAAATTAGAAGTAACAGATATGACTTGTAATCACTGCAAAATGAGTATTACTAATGCTTTAACAGAAAATGGATTCAATAATGTAGAGGTAAACCTAGAAGATAAATCAGTTGTATTTGATTTAAATGGAAAAACTTCAGAGGAGGCAATAAAAGCAATTGAGGGAAAAGGTTATCACGTCAAGTAATAAAGCCGTTTTTACCATTTATGTCCACTTTTTTGTATTAGATAAATAAATATAGTATAATTTTAATGTAGCAAGGACTTAACCTCCAATTGAGAGACGATGCTACAAAAGGGTGCTAAGTTATAGGGAAATGGTAATCTCCAAAATTACAGATTTTAAGGAAAAGGGTAGGGGAAATACTCAAAAAAATAAAGAGAAGGAATTTTTCCTTCTCTTTTCCGTTTATCCATACATTTTTGTGATAATAAATTCTACAACTCTTTTCGGTAGTATCTTACTTAAAAAGACCAGGAACTTATAATCTAAACCAACAGTAACTTGAATTGGCATTTTCTTTTTATTCATTACTTTTGTAACAACTTTAACAACTTTACTAGGATCAACACCATTTTGTTCATCCTTCTCCATCTTTTCAATACTTCTTTTGACATTGTCATAATAAGGACTATCTTCAATCAGGATAGTTTTTCTATTTGTAGTAAAACTAGTTTTAGTATCACCTGGTAAAACAGTACAAACATCAATATTGAATTGTTTTAGTTCAATTCGTAGTCCTTCTGTTAGAATACCAACACTTGATTTACTCATTGAGTAACTTGTTTGATAAGGAATTGTTATTGCACCTGCTACACTTCCGATGTTTATAATTTTACCTTGATGATTTTTTAATGAAGGAAGTATTCCTTTTATTAATTCAATAGTTCCAAATAAATTTACTTCATAAACCCATTTAAGATCTTCATAAGATACTTCTTCAATAGCTCCTCCAGTACCAACACCGGCACAATTGATTAAAACATCAATTTTAGGATAACCTTGTTTAATTTGATTTGTTACTGATTTGATTTGTTCTTGATTAGTTAAATCACACTCATAATACTTATAGTTTATATCAGTTGGTTTTTTTCTTGATAAACCAATTACTGTATAACCTTCATTATGCATTGTATTTGCAATTTCTTTTCCGATTCCACTACTGGCTCCTGAGATCAGAATAACTTTACTCATTATTAAGCGATTCCATTAATTCTTCATCATCCATAGGGAGTGAAGAAATTACTTCATTAATTATTTCTGCAGCTTCATTAAGAATTTTTTCTGTATGGGTTGCCATATAGCTAGTTCTAATCATACATTCTCCTTCAGGAGCGGCTGGAGGTAATACTGGATTAACATAGACACCTTTTTCATATAATCTCTTTACAGCAAATAAAGTTCTTAATTTTGAATATGTGTATATTGGTATAATAGGAACAATATTATCTTCACCAACTGGTAAATTGTATCCCATTAGTTTATCTCTCATAAATCTTGCTGCTTTTAATAGACTTGCAGGTCTTTCTGGTTCAGCTTTTAAAATTCTTAAAGCTTCAAGAGCAGTTCTTGTACTTGAGGGTGTAATAGCTGCACTAAAAATAAAGGGTCTTGATGTGTGTTTAACAAATTCAACAACTTCTTTTTTAGCAACCATGTATCCACCTAAACTAGCTAATGATTTTGAGAAAGTACCCATGATGATATCTACTTCGTCTTCTAAATCAAAGTATTCTGCAGTACCTCTACCACCTTTACCAAGAACACCTAAACCATGAGCATCATCAACCATTACTCTAGCACCATATTTTCTAGCTAATCTAACAATTTCATCAAGTTTGCAGATGTCTCCACTCATACTGAATACTCCATCAGTAATTATTAGTTTACCCTTATTGGGACTAGCTTCAGAAAGTTTTCTCTCTAAGTCTTTCATATCACTATGATTATATCTAACCATTTTCGCAAAGCTTAGTTTGATTCCATCATAAATGCTAGCGTGATTTTCCTTATCACTAAAGATTAAATCACTTCTTCCAGCAATTGCACTTATAATTCCTAAGTTACTTTGAAATCCAGTTGAGAAGGTAAGGCAAGCTTCCTTGTTTAAAAAATCAGCTAATTCCTTTTCTAATTGGATATGTAAATCTAATGTACCATTTAAAAATCTCGAACCAGATACTCCACTACCAAACTCTTGGATAGCTTCAACACCAACTTTAATAATTCTTGGATCTCCTGTTAATCCTAAATAATTATTAGAACCAATCATTATTTGTCTTCGGCCTTCCATAACTACTTCGACATCTTGTTTAGTTTCCAACGAATGGAAGTAAGGATACAAGCCTAAAGCTGTAATCTTTTCTACTTCCTTGTATGAGAAACATTTTTCAAATAAATCCATTTGTTTCACCCCATTTTATCTATCTAATATTATACCTTATTAGAGGAGTCTTACCAATATTTTTTAACGTGAAAACAAGTTATGCAACATTAGTATCGAAACTAAGCTAAACTGCACAGCATGTGGAGTTATCTAGCTACTTAACTTTTACAATTTTGACATATAGAGCACTAAAACAAATGTGCTACCTAAGCCATATTTATAACAATTGATTTGCTAATATTTACTCAAGTAACTGTATGATGATTTCAACTATAATAATCATTCAAAGAAAACTAGTTCAAAAAGTTATATAATCTTCGAAAAGAGGATATAATTAATGAATTTTTGATGTGGAGTATCTAAAAAAAACTATTGATTTTTAAAAACCTCTTTGCTATAATGAAAAAGCGCATTAAATAATAGTGCAAACAGTGGGCGGGTAGCGAAGTGGTTAAACGCGGCAGACTGTAACTCTGCTCCTTGGGGTTCGGCGGTTCGAATCCGTCCCCTCCCACCATTTTTTAATTTTTTTTAGGGGCGTAGCAAAATGGTTATGCAGCGGTCTCCAACACCGTCTACGGGAGTTCGATCCTCTCCGCCCCTGCCATTAGATCAAATATAGAAGTCACTTACTGGCTTCTTTTTTTATTGTACAATGTCAAAAATGCATTGATATTATGAGGTAAACAGGTATATCAGTTCAATGGTTTAATGCATTCAATTAAGGTGAAACATTACTAGCAGTATATCGTGAAGAGAATTTATCACATAGAGCAATTGATTCTATGATAAATTATGGTTTAAGAAATTTAAGACAACCATGGCTAAGTATCCGGGTGAGTCTACTTACTTAGAAGACTAATAAAGATATATAACAGGTAAAATAAAAAATCAAAGCCCTTAGGGCTTTATATTTATAGTTAAAATATAGTGTAAAGTAAACTTGACACCAAGTAAAGTTTATGATACATTGTAGATATACACTTCGACATCAAGTTGAAGTAAAAGGAGGAAATAAAATGTCATACCAAGAAAAAAAGAGTTTAACAAATATCATTAGTTCAATAGTGATAACGAGTATATATGCGGTTGTAATGTACCAAAAATACTTGAATGGAGCATTCGATACAACAAATATATTTAGATTATGGGCAATCATCATTTTGATCTTTATACCTATATCTGTAATTTCTAGAATTATTATCATGATTATTTTCCATATTTTGGAATCTGTTGTTCAGACAGCCAAAGGTGAAGAAGTTGATCTTGAAATGGATATAGTTGATGAAAGAGATAAACTAATTGAAATGAAAGTATCTAAAATCTCAATGATGGTTTTCGCCTTAGGTTTTATTATTGCTCTTGCAATTCAATTATTTGATGTAAGCAATCATTCGTTCTTTATTATTATGGTAATATCAGGGTTGATCACAGAAGTGTTATCGGAAACTCTATCTATTATTTACTATAGAAAAGGGGTTTAAATATGAAAAAACTGAGTATTGCAAATAACGTCAGAACACTCCGGTTTTTAAATAACGAAATGACTCAAAAAGAATTAGCACAAAAAGTAGGAGTTTCTCGACAAACAATTGTGGCTATAGAGAAAAGGCAATATTCTCCGACACTTGAATTATGTTTTAAACTTTCAATTGTTTTTGAAAAATCAATTGATGAAATATTTACAGTAGAGAAAATAGATGGGAAGTTAGTAATAGAAAATGAAAAATAATATAATAATGAATGCATGTATTGTTCCTAAATATGGGACTGAAGAAGATATTATAATAAGAGAAATATTAAAACCAATCCCTAGGGAAAAAGAACTACTTATTAAAGTACATTACGCTCCTGTGACACCGACAGATTTAACTAGTAAAAAAGGTGATTCATTTATTTTTAGACTGTTTAGCTCACTAATTAGACCTAAATTTGGTGTATATGGTGAAATGTATGTTGGTGAAGTAACAGAAGTTGGGGAATTAGTAAAGGATTTCAATATTGGTGATTTAGTTTATGGTACCAACGGAATGAAATTAGGGACATACGCTGAATATGTACGAGTTAAAGATACTACTGTTATAAGAAAAGTACCAAAAGGTGTTGAACCAATAAACACCCTTGCTTTACTTGATGGTGGAATTACTGCTTTACCTTTTTTAAGAGATAAAGGACTTATACAAAAAGGTCAAAAAGTACTAATTATTGGCGCTTCTGGAAGCGTTGGTAGTATGGGTGTTCAATTAGCTAAAAATTATGGAGCTATTGTTACTGGAGTAAGTGGAACTAGTAATCAAGAACTTCTTAAAGATATTGGGTGTGATTATGTTATTGATTACACTAAAACAAAGTACACTGAAAGTAATTATAGATATGATATAATCTTTGATGCTGTTGGAAAATCTTCATTTATAGAATGCCAAAACATCTTAACTGAAAAGGGTTCATACCTAATCACAGTACCTGATTTACCAGCAATGTTAAAAGCACTATTCAAAGTTAAACAAAAGAATAAGAAATCACTATTTGCAGCAACAGGTCTTAGAAAACCTAACTTGAAAAATATAGATTTAGATTATTTGGAAGGATTACTTATTAATAAAAAAATAACACCAGTTATTGAAAAGATATTTGATATTAAGGACATGACTAAAGCACAACAACATGTTCGTACTGGACATAAAAAAGGGAATATTATAGTAGATTTAAGAAAGATATAAGAAAAAAAGAAGCCAAATTGGCTTCTTTTTTAGTATGCTTATACTACAATTAGATTATATGATATAATTGATTTAGAAATTATTAGGAGGAGTTATATGTTACTTGCATCAAATATGGGGTTTATACCCTTAATTATGTTTAGTATTATAGGAACACTTTTTATCCTGAATCCAAAATTAGTTCAGACACTTAAAGACTACAAACCTTCAACAGGAAAGTCTTTGTCAGAGTTTAGCCAGGATTTTACTAAAAGCTCTATCCTATTTACAAGAATAGCAGGTGCTATTTGGATATTGATAGGAGTATATTTATTTTTACTTATTACTTACGATGTGGATATTTTAGGTATTTTTTAGGAGTTGAGGTTATGAAGGTAGCTTTTTTAGGAGATAGTATTACAAAAGGGGTACCAAAAGTATCTTATTTTGAAATGCTTTTACAAGATCTTGATTCATATGAATTAACCAATTACGGTAAAGGTGGCGACACCGTAGACAGTTTATTAAAAAGGATTAAAAAAATTAAGCATCTTGAAGAGTACGATTTAGTTTTTGTATTCATTGGGGTTAACGATGTTTATTCCAAAATAAATAGAAAACATGAAGTTATGAAAGCTTTAAGAAGACAGTATTGGAGTAAAGATAATGTCGAGTTCAGAGCTCTATATTATGATTTAATTAAATATCTTGATACTAAATGCAGAAAAGTTGTTATTATTCCCCCACTACTATTTGGGGAAAACTTGAAAAGTAAATGGAATGAGGAACTTAAAGAGTATATCGAAGTAATAAAAGATATATTGAAGGAGTATCCCCATATCGATTACTTGGATGTCTATAGTGCTTTTGTTGAATATCTTAAAGATAAAGAAGTAGTAGATTACATTCCTGAATCGTTGTTTAGAACAGGAATGGATGCAGCGGTTTTAGTTAATAACCAACTCGCAGATCAGGAAAGTGATGAGCGAGGATTGCATTTAACTCTAGATGGTGTACATTTAAATTCTAAGGGTGCTAAACTAACTGCGGATATAATTGCTGATTATATTAAAACAACTTGTTAAAGGTGATATTATGAGGAAATTATTAAACATAACAATGCTAGTATTCCTAACTATATTATTAAGTAGTTGTGGGAATGAAGTTGATTCAGAGATTACTCAGAATTTTGTTTTAGGTGAAATTGATTTCTATCTTCAAAATAATGATTTGTTAAATGATTATTTTGACACTAATTTAGATGATGTAGGAGAAAAAATCACCTATACAAAAGCTAGTTTCTTTAATTATGATTTAAAAAACACAAATAATGTAGACATCGAATATGATGATTATTACACTTCATTTAGTAATCTAATATTTGTAAAGCAAGCAGTCAACGAAATAGATAATTTTGCTTATAACACATGTTATAACGAGACTATCTCTACCGAAACTGTTTGTGTTCACTATGATAATGAAGTATTGAAGATAGAATATTATGAACATATATCTGAGTTAGATGTTGCTATGAGTCATAGATATGAGTTAACCAAAATAGATGGTGTTGTATCAATGGTTAAATATATGACAGTTTATGATATTGCAAATGATCGAGAAATACTTGATAGGAAAATCGAAGTTTATGGACGTGATTATATCTTAGATAAACTTTATTATCCTGAAACAAGATCATTTGTATATGAGTACACTTCTTATGAGGACCAAGAATATTTCATGTATAAAGGTACTCTAGATTCTAATCAAGAATTTATTAGACAAACGATTGAGTATTATATTCATCAGTTTAAAGCATTTGTATCTTATGATATTAAAAATGATTTATTAGAAGATTACCGGGTAAAACTATTTGATGATGGACACAGAGTTTTGAAGGCAGATATAAATGTTAAGGATAATAACCCGACTGTTAATGAATTATCTTGGAACATGTT
Coding sequences within it:
- a CDS encoding antitoxin HipB; translated protein: MKKLSIANNVRTLRFLNNEMTQKELAQKVGVSRQTIVAIEKRQYSPTLELCFKLSIVFEKSIDEIFTVEKIDGKLVIENEK
- a CDS encoding putative oxidoreductase gives rise to the protein MSKVILISGASSGIGKEIANTMHNEGYTVIGLSRKKPTDINYKYYECDLTNQEQIKSVTNQIKQGYPKIDVLINCAGVGTGGAIEEVSYEDLKWVYEVNLFGTIELIKGILPSLKNHQGKIINIGSVAGAITIPYQTSYSMSKSSVGILTEGLRIELKQFNIDVCTVLPGDTKTSFTTNRKTILIEDSPYYDNVKRSIEKMEKDEQNGVDPSKVVKVVTKVMNKKKMPIQVTVGLDYKFLVFLSKILPKRVVEFIITKMYG
- a CDS encoding Zinc-type alcohol dehydrogenase-like protein, with protein sequence MKNNIIMNACIVPKYGTEEDIIIREILKPIPREKELLIKVHYAPVTPTDLTSKKGDSFIFRLFSSLIRPKFGVYGEMYVGEVTEVGELVKDFNIGDLVYGTNGMKLGTYAEYVRVKDTTVIRKVPKGVEPINTLALLDGGITALPFLRDKGLIQKGQKVLIIGASGSVGSMGVQLAKNYGAIVTGVSGTSNQELLKDIGCDYVIDYTKTKYTESNYRYDIIFDAVGKSSFIECQNILTEKGSYLITVPDLPAMLKALFKVKQKNKKSLFAATGLRKPNLKNIDLDYLEGLLINKKITPVIEKIFDIKDMTKAQQHVRTGHKKGNIIVDLRKI
- the copA gene encoding Copper-exporting P-type ATPase A, whose translation is MIKKSIKVNGMTCAMCAKTITNTFDNYEGISANVNVGAGKVIFTYEEEKYSLVDIADIVTKIGYEPILEGSLNDNKIERAKLRREIYISLVFSIPLLWAMFSHIEFFSFIYVPEILKNGIVQLVISGIVQFYIGRRFYKAAYHSIRKKVLGMDILVVMGTTSAYLYSLYLLYAQLSNPVMHPTYYFEISALIITMVLIGNYIEHIAKERTTDALVELVNLGAKEARVLKNDREVMVDIDEVFLGDLIVVKAKEKIPIDGKIIKGKSFVDESMITGESIPVEKSIDSKVIGATINLRETIIVEATKIGSETMLAKIIETVEETSALKPPIQRTADKIASYFVPIVVSIAILNFIVQFWLLGIDFSIAFERTIAILVISCPCALGLATPTSILVGNGKAAQNHILYKGGEFFELANKIQAIAFDKTGTLTIGKPVVTDYIGGKKSLDYLYTLEKESTHPISVSLVEYAKDNQAKLLELSEFEVVEGKGIKGVINSDEVYIGSYNLIKELNVPHDYLDDYNKYLLEAKTVNFLVINNSIKAIYAVRDEIKDTSQLVIKEMKARGLIPYMITGDNHVVAKQIAKELGIKNVYSEVLPHEKAKIVGDIQSKGLVTAFVGDGINDAPALKLADVGIAMGHGTDIAIDSSDVTLMSYDLGLVIKAIDMSKATLKNIYQNFAWAFSYNLIAIPLAATGRLSMVVAAAAMAFSSITVVLNALRLKGYKLPEFKIDKGDDIMKLEVTDMTCNHCKMSITNALTENGFNNVEVNLEDKSVVFDLNGKTSEEAIKAIEGKGYHVK
- a CDS encoding Carboxymuconolactone decarboxylase family protein, which gives rise to MSSHNSRVFKINEQIKNTYYGAKGFVLLRFSKRLKLMNKKFKERIMLATTEANGCSMCSYVHTKIALSSGMTNEDIKKILDGETSSVPVNEAVAVLYAQEFASSLGKPGEESTIRLINEYGFRKAELIVAACNMITMTNGMGISLHFLLDRLKFNRNKNSNILLEVLNPLITIVLFPLLTILFGLKSLIGFKPKTLKFNYSN
- the ytpP_2 gene encoding Thioredoxin-like protein YtpP, giving the protein MNVIETYKDVEKVLKKDFVMIIAKSHTCSACKSILGMLEQNVPNLDNIEIQSVYIDDMDQFRGEHLIFSVPTVLIFSKGKELLRESRYINYSKVTRLIDIYTS
- a CDS encoding GDSL-like Lipase/Acylhydrolase codes for the protein MKVAFLGDSITKGVPKVSYFEMLLQDLDSYELTNYGKGGDTVDSLLKRIKKIKHLEEYDLVFVFIGVNDVYSKINRKHEVMKALRRQYWSKDNVEFRALYYDLIKYLDTKCRKVVIIPPLLFGENLKSKWNEELKEYIEVIKDILKEYPHIDYLDVYSAFVEYLKDKEVVDYIPESLFRTGMDAAVLVNNQLADQESDERGLHLTLDGVHLNSKGAKLTADIIADYIKTTC
- the bioF gene encoding 8-amino-7-oxononanoate synthase yields the protein MDLFEKCFSYKEVEKITALGLYPYFHSLETKQDVEVVMEGRRQIMIGSNNYLGLTGDPRIIKVGVEAIQEFGSGVSGSRFLNGTLDLHIQLEKELADFLNKEACLTFSTGFQSNLGIISAIAGRSDLIFSDKENHASIYDGIKLSFAKMVRYNHSDMKDLERKLSEASPNKGKLIITDGVFSMSGDICKLDEIVRLARKYGARVMVDDAHGLGVLGKGGRGTAEYFDLEDEVDIIMGTFSKSLASLGGYMVAKKEVVEFVKHTSRPFIFSAAITPSSTRTALEALRILKAEPERPASLLKAARFMRDKLMGYNLPVGEDNIVPIIPIYTYSKLRTLFAVKRLYEKGVYVNPVLPPAAPEGECMIRTSYMATHTEKILNEAAEIINEVISSLPMDDEELMESLNNE
- the mgsA gene encoding Methylglyoxal synthase — translated: MKIAIIAHDKKKDEMIRFCKKHVEVLRRHQLFATGTTGHRVMEETGLIIHCFKSGPLGGDQEIGARVANGDIDLIIFFRDPLTAQPHEPDVSALFRLSDVYKIPLASNINTAELFFETLQ
- a CDS encoding Ferredoxin-2, yielding MAYTVNVNSEKCVGCSLCARICPTGTLKIDKVNKKAYTTDIMCDNAWGCIHACPTNALKIVEAK
- the bigR gene encoding Biofilm growth-associated repressor → MKSINFLKSISNNTKLRLISLLLENELCVCELEEILHIRQVNISKNLISLKDVGIVEVRRDKQRGFYSLSEEFLKSNHLINHIKELKLIEEQLKKDFEEFIKHEEVKDENVYVCSVYRNEVS